In Cheilinus undulatus linkage group 16, ASM1832078v1, whole genome shotgun sequence, one DNA window encodes the following:
- the LOC121523969 gene encoding gastrula zinc finger protein XlCGF52.1-like, with product MSGFQGLSVFLVAVQQIIIQRSTEEISSETQERSSSLNQEKSKPLHIKEEPQEKTSSQGREQLQGPKGDDIINFTSVPVPVKSEDDEEKPQSSQLHHIKHEATRYFDPERNLQPETEVKTEHSTNPGTDDGTAWRKATEHQSGSSSVGKIPKERAKTEKKLLICSECGKTFTDKSKLTHHMKSHTGETPFSCSECGKRLKYKWSLKQHMQIHTGEKPFSCSECGKKFKLKSTLKNHTRSHTGEKPFHCSECGKRFTNKHNLKAHLRIHTGEKRFGCSECGKAFYNLSRLIKHKAVHLEEKPFSCSECGQRFTHNGTLTAHMRIHTGVKAFVCSECGKRFLERKTLEAHRVVHTREKPFCCLECGMRFTQKGSVARHMKLTHIDSFAATSVTKH from the exons ATGTCCGGGTTTCAGGGACtctcag TTTTTCTTGTGGCAGTCCAGCAAATTATTATCCAGCGGAGTACAGAAGAGATCTCCTCTGAGACGCAGGAGAGGAGCTCCAGTTTGAACCAAGAAAAAAGCAAGCCTCTACACATTAAAGAGGAGCCACAGGAAAAAACGAGCAGTCAGGGGAGAGAGCAGCTTCAAGGGCCAAAGGGAGATGATATTATCAACTTCACTTCTGTTCCTGTCCCTGTGAAGAGTGAAGATGATGAGGAGAAACCTCAGTCCTCACAGCTTCATCACATAAAACATGAGGCCACCAGGTACTTTGATCCAGAGAGAAATTTACAACCAGAGACTGAGGTCAAGACTGAACACTCAACTAATCCTGGGACTGATGACGGCACTGCTTGGAGGAAGGCAACAGAACACCAGTCAGGGTCAAGCTCAGTGGGAAAAATCCCCAAAGAGAGAGCAAAGACTGAGAAGAAATTGCTTatctgctctgagtgtggtaaaacatTTACAGACAAAAGCAAACTTACACACCATATGAAAAGTCACACTGGAGAGACACCCTTCAGCTGTTCTGAGTGTGGAAAGAGATTAAAATACAAATGGTCCCTGAAACAACATATGCAaattcacacaggagaaaaGCCCTTCAGCTGTTCTGAGTGTGGGAAGAAATTTAAACTCAAAAGCACCCTTAAAAACCATACCAGAagtcacacaggagagaagcccttCCACTGCTCTGAGTGTGGAAAAAGATTTACAAATAAGCACAATCTTAAAGCTCActtgagaattcacacaggagagaaacgtTTTGGATGCTCTGAGTGTGGCAAAGCATTTTACAATCTGTCACGTTTGATCAAACACAAAGCAGTTCATCTAGAAGAGAAACCctttagctgctctgagtgtggtcagAGATTTACACATAATGGAACTTTGACAGctcacatgagaattcacacaggagttAAAgcttttgtctgctctgagtgtggcaaAAGATTTCTTGAACGAAAAACTTTAGAAGCACACAGGGTAGTTCACACCAGAGAAAAGCCATTCTGCTGCTTAGAGTGTGGTATGAGATTTACACAAAAGGGAAGTGTGGCTAGACATATGAAACTCACACACATAGATTCTTTTGCTGCTACTTCTGTGACAAAACATTAA